GCATGAAAAAACTAATTATATTATCAATAATCCTCCTTTTTAGCTTCCAAAGCCAAGCCCAAAACTGGACAGCACCTACCTTTGTTTCAAAAACAGGTGGATGGTATTTAGACCCTGAATTTTGTATAGATCATGAAGGTGTTATACATTGTGTTTGGCAAAACGTCTATAATACAGACTATAGTCAGATATTTTACAGTAACTCGCACGACAATGGTTTAACATGGTCAGATGCTA
This DNA window, taken from Lentimicrobium sp. L6, encodes the following:
- a CDS encoding sialidase family protein: MKKLIILSIILLFSFQSQAQNWTAPTFVSKTGGWYLDPEFCIDHEGVIHCVWQNVYNTDYSQIFYSNSHDNGLTWSDAINISQNSEYRVSSPHIVCDSENNLHLSYDYNSNSVTAIQIYYQMYNGENWSDPF